In a single window of the Rhodoferax saidenbachensis genome:
- a CDS encoding DUF4124 domain-containing protein, which translates to MKLLPTLLSVVLACTCATAFAQWQWIDKDGRKVFSDRAPPADILDKNILKRPAGRGVSTPTPVAEASEAAAPNAPAAPAAGAGPKTSGVDKELEAKKKLAADAELAKKKAEEERITKAKIENCARAKQAKATFDSGVRMSRTNAKGEREIMDDAAREAEGKRIHAIITADCQ; encoded by the coding sequence ATGAAACTGCTTCCCACCCTCCTGAGCGTCGTTTTGGCATGCACCTGCGCCACTGCATTTGCCCAATGGCAGTGGATTGACAAGGATGGACGCAAGGTATTCAGCGACCGCGCGCCGCCCGCCGATATCCTGGACAAAAACATCCTCAAGCGCCCTGCGGGCCGGGGCGTCAGTACACCAACACCTGTGGCAGAAGCCTCTGAGGCTGCCGCACCCAACGCCCCGGCTGCCCCAGCGGCGGGCGCTGGGCCCAAGACCTCAGGCGTAGACAAAGAGTTGGAAGCCAAGAAAAAACTGGCCGCAGACGCCGAACTGGCCAAGAAAAAGGCCGAAGAAGAACGCATCACCAAAGCCAAGATTGAAAACTGTGCCCGTGCCAAGCAGGCCAAGGCGACATTTGATTCTGGCGTGCGGATGTCTCGTACCAATGCCAAGGGTGAGCGTGAAATCATGGACGATGCCGCCCGGGAGGCAGAAGGTAAACGCATTCATGCCATCATTACCGCCGACTGCCAGTAA
- the guaB gene encoding IMP dehydrogenase has translation MRLLGKALTFDDVLLVPAFSQVLPKDTSLATRFSRNIALNLPLVSAAMDTVTEARLAIAIAQEGGMGIVHKNLTAAEQAAQVAKVKRYESGLLRDPVVITPDTTVRQVIALSEQLGVSGFPVCDAGKVVGIVTGRDLRFETRYDQPVREIMTPRERLITVPDGTTPEAAKALLNKFKLERLLVVNEAFELKGLITVKDITKQLNFPNAARDATGRLRVGAAVGVGEGTEERVEALVRAGVDAIVVDTAHGHSKGVIERVRWVKQNFPQVDVVGGNIATGAAALALVEAGADAVKVGIGPGSICTTRIVAGVGVPQIMAIDSVATALKGTGVPLIGDGGIRYSGDIAKAIAAGASTVMMGGMFAGTEEAPGEIVLFQGRSYKSYRGMGSIGAMQQGSADRYFQESTTGNPNADKLVPEGIEGRVPYKGSMVSIVFQMAGGIRASMGYCGCATIQDMQDKAEFVEITTAGIRESHVHDVQITKEAPNYRAE, from the coding sequence ATGCGTCTTTTAGGAAAAGCGCTCACTTTCGACGATGTGTTGTTGGTGCCAGCGTTCTCCCAGGTCCTCCCCAAGGACACCTCCCTCGCCACCCGTTTCTCCCGCAATATCGCCCTGAACCTGCCCTTGGTGTCTGCCGCCATGGACACGGTCACGGAAGCACGACTGGCCATTGCCATCGCGCAAGAGGGCGGTATGGGTATCGTCCACAAAAACCTGACCGCCGCGGAACAGGCCGCGCAAGTGGCCAAGGTCAAACGCTACGAGTCCGGCCTGCTGCGCGACCCGGTCGTCATCACCCCCGACACCACGGTACGCCAGGTCATTGCGCTGTCCGAACAACTGGGCGTCTCCGGTTTCCCGGTATGTGATGCTGGCAAGGTCGTCGGTATCGTGACCGGGCGCGACTTGCGCTTTGAAACGCGCTACGACCAGCCGGTACGCGAAATCATGACGCCGCGCGAGCGCCTGATTACTGTGCCCGATGGCACCACGCCCGAAGCCGCCAAGGCGCTGCTCAACAAATTCAAGCTGGAGCGCCTGCTGGTTGTCAACGAGGCGTTCGAACTCAAGGGCCTGATCACCGTCAAGGACATCACCAAACAGCTCAACTTCCCCAACGCCGCGCGTGACGCCACAGGCCGTCTGCGCGTGGGTGCAGCGGTGGGTGTGGGCGAGGGCACTGAAGAGCGCGTCGAAGCGCTGGTGCGTGCTGGTGTAGACGCCATTGTGGTGGACACGGCCCACGGCCACAGCAAGGGCGTGATCGAGCGCGTGCGCTGGGTCAAGCAGAATTTCCCGCAAGTCGATGTGGTCGGTGGCAATATCGCCACTGGCGCTGCAGCGCTGGCGCTGGTGGAAGCCGGTGCGGATGCAGTCAAGGTGGGTATTGGTCCTGGCTCGATTTGTACTACCCGCATCGTGGCGGGTGTGGGTGTGCCCCAGATCATGGCGATTGACAGCGTAGCCACCGCCCTCAAGGGTACTGGTGTGCCGCTGATCGGTGACGGCGGCATCCGTTACAGCGGTGACATTGCCAAGGCGATTGCCGCCGGAGCGAGCACTGTGATGATGGGCGGCATGTTCGCCGGCACCGAAGAGGCTCCCGGCGAGATTGTTCTGTTCCAGGGACGCAGCTATAAGAGCTATCGCGGTATGGGCTCCATCGGCGCCATGCAGCAGGGCAGTGCGGACCGCTATTTCCAGGAATCCACGACCGGCAACCCCAACGCTGACAAGCTGGTGCCAGAGGGTATTGAGGGACGTGTGCCCTACAAAGGCTCCATGGTGTCCATCGTCTTCCAGATGGCCGGTGGCATCCGTGCCAGCATGGGCTACTGTGGTTGCGCAACGATCCAGGATATGCAGGACAAGGCGGAGTTTGTCGAGATCACGACCGCCGGTATCCGCGAAAGCCACGTGCACGATGTGCAGATCACCAAAGAAGCCCCGAACTACAGGGCCGAATAA
- the guaA gene encoding glutamine-hydrolyzing GMP synthase — protein sequence MQHQKILILDFGSQVTQLIARRVREAHVFCEVHPCDVSDDWVRAYAKDGNLKGVILSGSHASVYEDSTDKAPQAVFELGLPVLGICYGMQTMAQQLGGKVEAGKTREFGAAQIRAHGHTALFDGIQDSTNAEGHGLLDVWMSHGDKVTEMPPGFKLMASNVACPIAGMADEARHFYAVQFHPEVTHTVQGQAILNRFVLDICATRPDWIMGDYIAEAVEKIRAQVGKEEVILGLSGGVDSSVAAALIHRAIGDQLTCVFVDHGLLRLNEGDMVMDMFVGKLHAKVMRVDASDQFLGHLAGVSDPEAKRKIIGREFVEVFKAAARTLVAQGATNSGANGSAVVKGATFLAQGTIYPDVIESGGAGNKKAVTIKSHHNVGGLPEQLGLKLLEPLRELFKDEVRELGVALGLPYNMVYRHPFPGPGLGVRILGEVKKEYADLLRRADAIFIEELHNFKDEASGKTWYQLTSQAFTVFLPVKSVGVMGDGRTYDYVVALRAVQTSDFMTADWAELPYALLKKVSGRIINEVRGINRVTYDVSSKPPATIEWE from the coding sequence ATGCAGCACCAGAAAATCCTCATCCTCGATTTCGGCTCCCAAGTCACCCAACTGATCGCCCGGCGCGTGCGCGAGGCGCATGTGTTTTGCGAAGTGCACCCTTGTGATGTATCTGATGACTGGGTGCGCGCTTATGCCAAGGACGGCAACCTCAAAGGTGTGATCCTGTCCGGCAGCCACGCCAGCGTCTACGAAGACAGCACCGACAAGGCACCCCAGGCCGTATTCGAGCTGGGTCTGCCGGTGCTGGGCATTTGTTACGGCATGCAAACCATGGCCCAGCAATTGGGTGGCAAGGTAGAAGCGGGCAAGACGCGCGAATTTGGTGCAGCCCAAATCCGTGCGCACGGCCACACGGCCTTGTTTGATGGCATTCAGGACAGCACCAACGCCGAGGGCCATGGTCTGCTCGATGTCTGGATGAGCCACGGCGACAAAGTCACAGAAATGCCACCCGGCTTCAAACTTATGGCGTCCAACGTAGCCTGCCCGATTGCCGGTATGGCTGACGAAGCGCGCCATTTCTACGCCGTGCAGTTCCACCCGGAGGTCACCCACACTGTCCAGGGCCAAGCCATCCTGAACCGCTTCGTACTGGACATTTGCGCCACGCGTCCCGACTGGATCATGGGCGACTACATTGCCGAGGCCGTGGAGAAAATCCGTGCCCAGGTGGGCAAGGAAGAAGTCATTCTGGGCCTGTCAGGCGGTGTCGATTCCTCCGTGGCAGCGGCATTGATTCACCGCGCCATCGGCGACCAGCTCACCTGCGTGTTTGTGGACCACGGTCTGCTGCGTCTGAACGAGGGCGACATGGTGATGGACATGTTCGTCGGCAAGTTACACGCCAAGGTCATGAGGGTCGATGCGAGTGACCAGTTCCTGGGCCATTTGGCCGGAGTGAGCGATCCGGAAGCCAAACGCAAGATCATTGGACGTGAATTTGTAGAGGTATTTAAGGCTGCAGCCCGCACGCTGGTTGCGCAAGGCGCTACCAATTCAGGAGCAAATGGAAGTGCCGTCGTCAAAGGTGCCACCTTCCTGGCTCAGGGCACGATCTATCCGGATGTCATCGAATCGGGTGGTGCCGGTAACAAAAAGGCCGTCACCATCAAGAGCCACCACAACGTGGGCGGCTTGCCTGAGCAGCTCGGTCTCAAACTGCTGGAACCCTTGCGCGAACTGTTCAAGGATGAAGTGCGCGAGCTGGGCGTGGCCCTGGGCCTGCCGTACAACATGGTGTATCGCCATCCTTTCCCTGGTCCTGGCTTGGGAGTGCGCATTCTGGGCGAGGTCAAGAAGGAATACGCGGACCTGCTGCGCCGTGCAGACGCGATCTTTATCGAAGAGCTGCACAACTTCAAGGACGAAGCCTCAGGCAAAACCTGGTACCAACTCACCAGCCAGGCCTTCACCGTGTTTCTGCCCGTCAAGAGTGTGGGTGTGATGGGCGACGGCCGCACCTACGACTATGTGGTGGCCTTGCGCGCCGTGCAAACCAGCGATTTCATGACGGCAGACTGGGCTGAACTGCCCTATGCGCTGCTGAAGAAGGTGTCGGGCCGCATCATCAACGAAGTGCGCGGCATCAACCGCGTGACGTACGACGTCAGCAGCAAACCTCCAGCCACCATCGAGTGGGAATGA